One part of the Patescibacteria group bacterium genome encodes these proteins:
- the uppS gene encoding polyprenyl diphosphate synthase, with product MEKTAKTTPAVPVHLGVIMDGNRRWAKDQGVTYEQAYQKGIEVLRMVVRQAADAGTRFVTAFTFSHENWNRPKEEVTLLMRLLKMYMEKKVRELHKENVRFKVIGRLKDFSDMMQRVIHDAVALTAANTGITLTLALNYGGQTELVDAVNALVEKNSGEITPEDIQKHLYDPEQPPVDLIIRTSGEQRTSGFLLWESAYAELFFLQKNWPALAVEDITLAYSDFAQRKRNFGS from the coding sequence ATGGAGAAAACCGCTAAGACAACCCCCGCCGTGCCCGTGCATCTTGGGGTCATTATGGATGGGAACCGGCGCTGGGCGAAAGACCAGGGTGTAACGTACGAACAAGCCTACCAAAAGGGGATTGAGGTTTTACGTATGGTTGTACGGCAGGCCGCGGATGCCGGGACGCGTTTTGTGACCGCCTTCACTTTTTCTCATGAGAATTGGAATCGTCCCAAAGAAGAAGTGACCTTACTGATGCGGCTCCTGAAAATGTACATGGAAAAAAAGGTGCGAGAATTGCATAAGGAGAATGTTCGGTTTAAGGTTATTGGCCGACTGAAGGATTTTTCAGATATGATGCAGCGTGTCATTCATGATGCCGTTGCACTTACTGCAGCGAACACTGGCATCACACTAACTTTGGCATTGAATTACGGTGGACAAACTGAGCTGGTTGATGCGGTGAATGCGTTGGTGGAAAAGAATTCGGGTGAAATTACTCCAGAGGATATTCAAAAACATCTATACGATCCAGAACAACCCCCCGTTGATCTCATTATTCGAACCTCCGGTGAACAGCGGACATCAGGTTTTTTGCTTTGGGAGTCAGCCTATGCAGAGCTCTTCTTTCTCCAAAAGAATTGGCCCGCATTAGCTGTGGAAGATATTACTTTGGCTTATTCAGATTTTGCTCAGCGGAAGCGGAATTTTGGGTCGTAG
- a CDS encoding inositol monophosphatase family protein — protein sequence MIDHALQTALRAARVASILLRKNFPRTQRVTMKDQHNVVTSTDRASERAILKVLKRAFPKSSSFAEESGHTGSHSHPTWIVDPLDGTTNFSHHFPYFGVSIALVQDDKILLGVVANPMLRETYWATAKGPAFCNGKRIHIHNCVPSRAVISMSRGGNPQSKHRTALLLPKLTKKIRTFRFHGAAALELCDVAMGHADGFLGIDMQAYDIAAGMLIAQRAGAKILNAQRKPWSFSWKPSSVAVGNPLLTKTLASIF from the coding sequence ATGATTGATCACGCCTTGCAGACCGCCCTTCGGGCCGCTCGTGTTGCTAGCATTCTTTTGCGGAAGAATTTTCCGCGGACGCAACGCGTGACCATGAAAGATCAGCACAATGTGGTGACGAGTACTGACCGAGCTTCAGAACGTGCCATCCTCAAAGTTCTGAAGCGAGCTTTCCCCAAGAGCAGCTCTTTTGCGGAAGAATCAGGTCATACTGGCTCGCACAGTCATCCCACGTGGATTGTGGATCCGCTGGACGGCACCACCAATTTCTCCCACCACTTCCCCTACTTTGGGGTTTCCATTGCCTTAGTACAAGATGACAAAATATTGCTGGGAGTCGTTGCTAATCCAATGCTCAGAGAAACCTACTGGGCGACTGCGAAAGGTCCAGCCTTTTGTAACGGCAAGAGAATCCATATTCATAACTGCGTACCAAGCCGTGCTGTTATTTCCATGAGCCGTGGAGGGAATCCCCAAAGCAAGCATCGAACTGCACTACTCCTACCAAAACTCACCAAAAAAATCCGCACCTTCCGCTTCCACGGAGCCGCAGCCCTCGAGCTCTGCGATGTCGCCATGGGACATGCCGACGGCTTTCTGGGAATTGACATGCAAGCCTATGATATTGCAGCAGGAATGCTCATTGCCCAGCGCGCTGGGGCAAAAATACTCAATGCACAAAGAAAACCCTGGTCGTTTTCCTGGAAGCCTTCCAGTGTAGCAGTGGGAAATCCTCTTTTGACCAAAACTCTCGCCAGCATTTTCTAA
- a CDS encoding HIT domain-containing protein, translated as MPVENRRRSLWFKVSLSIGVLLAGVVLGAYLFRDTQPRSFLAIDQCQSNCLSRKELLGLLGSVGVQKAGWTIPNVVLETPLNVAITHPLPTAPIHYVIIPKKDIRNIGELSPEDQTYVMDAYAVAQQLIEQDKLEKYKFSTLGPGWQDVAYLHFHLTAEK; from the coding sequence GTGCCAGTAGAAAATCGTCGCCGTTCCCTCTGGTTCAAAGTAAGTCTGAGTATTGGCGTTTTGCTGGCTGGCGTCGTTCTTGGCGCGTACCTGTTTCGGGATACTCAACCCCGGTCATTTTTGGCCATTGACCAATGCCAGAGCAACTGCCTTTCCCGCAAGGAGCTCTTGGGCTTACTTGGCTCCGTAGGTGTCCAAAAGGCTGGCTGGACCATTCCAAACGTAGTTTTGGAAACGCCTTTGAATGTGGCAATAACCCATCCGCTCCCCACCGCGCCAATTCACTACGTTATTATTCCCAAAAAAGATATTCGGAATATTGGGGAACTCAGCCCCGAAGACCAAACCTACGTCATGGATGCCTACGCCGTGGCGCAACAGCTTATTGAGCAGGACAAATTGGAAAAGTATAAATTCTCTACTCTGGGTCCAGGCTGGCAAGACGTCGCCTACCTGCACTTCCATTTGACCGCGGAAAAATAG
- a CDS encoding MFS transporter, with translation MRRGVQILLLTDAWWSLAIGLIGPIYAIFVQDIGGDILDASWAYFAFMFSSGVALYLFGKIEDKIKKPQYALTLGYVLLSLGCFSYIFVHDQFTLVITQIILGMGIAVASPIFDAMYGRFVSKGHAASEWGDWEAMGYIVTAIASLIGGYLATLVGFRWLFIIMFAISVLSVITSLFLPAEQVKRRRKSVE, from the coding sequence ATGCGACGAGGGGTACAAATTTTACTGCTTACCGATGCCTGGTGGTCCCTGGCCATTGGGCTCATTGGACCCATCTACGCCATTTTTGTCCAAGACATTGGTGGCGACATTCTGGACGCCAGTTGGGCCTACTTTGCGTTCATGTTCTCTTCCGGCGTTGCGCTGTACCTCTTTGGCAAGATTGAAGATAAAATTAAAAAACCGCAGTACGCCTTGACCCTGGGGTACGTCCTTCTTTCGCTTGGTTGTTTTTCCTACATCTTTGTCCATGACCAATTCACGCTGGTCATAACGCAGATTATTTTAGGCATGGGTATTGCGGTAGCTTCGCCGATTTTTGATGCGATGTATGGACGGTTTGTCTCCAAAGGTCACGCCGCGTCAGAGTGGGGAGATTGGGAGGCAATGGGCTACATAGTTACCGCAATTGCGTCGTTGATTGGTGGGTACTTAGCAACCCTGGTCGGCTTCCGGTGGTTATTCATCATTATGTTTGCCATCTCGGTGCTGAGTGTGATTACTTCGTTATTTTTGCCAGCGGAACAGGTGAAACGAAGAAGAAAGAGCGTGGAATAA
- a CDS encoding phospho-sugar mutase, which produces MSHTAALHVAHADKKISFGTFTNVTTWLTEEKYKEFRTEIEKLIMAEDWKTLEDNFFTVVPFGTGGRRGRVGIGSNRINRVTIGESAQGLCNYVLANIPDAKQRGIAVAYDTRLTSVEFSRYVAGVIAANGIPVFLFEGPRPTPELSFTVRHLRTAAGVVVSASHNPPTDNGFKVYWNDGGQIVPPHDLGIMEAVAKVKEILHEDFDQALANQRIQYVGKQVDEAYFQAVFSESLVTTRSARIAYSPLHGTGVASAYPILERAGFSVDLVAEQASPDGNFPNVPGNIPNPEVPSASDLVTNRAKQINADLAITTDPDADRLGVVARDAEGAYHFLNGNQIAFALGAFVLEQYQAQQKLKPEHFLVKTIVTTDGLSALAEKYKVQIEENILIGFKYVAELIRLHENDRIFLFGGEESHGILKGNYTRDKDAAVAALLFAELASTCKDAGTTVVDYLDALYKKYGVFTEVLQNIMYEGAAGNEKMASIMQALRTNPPKTIGTLPILRVTDRLSGAVTDPSTGKSLGTNPGTKGDVLIYSLREDNRVRVTVRPSGTEPKLKIYVQVHEAVAKGELDAAKATAEQLAQTLLTETAKLCQ; this is translated from the coding sequence ATGTCACACACTGCCGCGCTCCACGTTGCACATGCAGATAAAAAAATTTCCTTTGGGACGTTCACGAACGTCACCACCTGGCTCACTGAAGAAAAGTACAAAGAATTCCGTACGGAAATTGAGAAACTCATCATGGCTGAAGATTGGAAGACACTGGAAGACAATTTCTTTACCGTGGTGCCATTTGGCACTGGTGGCCGGCGTGGCCGCGTAGGCATTGGCTCCAACCGGATAAACCGCGTCACCATTGGTGAATCGGCCCAAGGGTTGTGCAATTACGTTTTGGCAAACATCCCAGATGCCAAACAACGCGGCATTGCCGTGGCGTATGACACTCGTCTGACCTCGGTAGAATTTTCACGCTATGTCGCCGGGGTTATTGCAGCTAATGGCATTCCGGTTTTCCTCTTTGAAGGTCCCAGGCCAACCCCTGAGCTTTCTTTTACGGTTCGGCACCTCCGAACGGCTGCGGGCGTGGTGGTGAGCGCCAGCCATAACCCACCCACAGACAACGGCTTTAAGGTGTACTGGAATGACGGCGGTCAGATTGTCCCGCCCCATGATCTGGGCATAATGGAAGCGGTCGCAAAGGTGAAGGAAATCCTGCACGAAGATTTTGACCAAGCTTTGGCCAACCAGCGCATTCAGTACGTAGGCAAGCAGGTTGACGAAGCGTACTTTCAGGCAGTATTTAGTGAATCATTGGTCACCACCCGCTCGGCCAGGATTGCTTACTCCCCCCTCCATGGGACAGGAGTTGCCAGTGCATATCCAATTTTGGAACGTGCAGGCTTTAGTGTGGATCTGGTAGCCGAACAAGCCTCACCCGATGGCAATTTTCCAAATGTCCCAGGGAATATTCCCAACCCAGAAGTGCCAAGCGCAAGTGATTTAGTAACCAACCGAGCCAAACAAATTAACGCTGACCTGGCTATTACCACAGATCCAGATGCAGACCGTTTGGGCGTAGTTGCGCGTGATGCAGAGGGCGCGTACCACTTCTTGAACGGCAACCAAATTGCCTTTGCCCTTGGCGCGTTTGTCCTGGAGCAGTACCAAGCACAGCAGAAATTGAAACCCGAACACTTCTTGGTAAAAACTATTGTGACTACGGATGGATTAAGCGCACTAGCGGAAAAGTACAAGGTGCAAATCGAAGAAAACATCCTCATTGGCTTTAAGTACGTTGCTGAACTGATTCGGTTGCACGAGAATGACCGCATCTTCCTCTTTGGTGGTGAAGAGAGCCATGGCATTCTCAAAGGTAACTACACGCGGGATAAAGATGCTGCCGTGGCCGCACTGCTCTTCGCCGAACTGGCCTCCACCTGCAAAGATGCGGGAACTACGGTTGTTGACTACTTGGATGCACTGTACAAAAAGTACGGCGTCTTTACCGAAGTGCTGCAAAACATTATGTACGAAGGCGCGGCTGGCAACGAAAAAATGGCCTCGATTATGCAAGCGCTGCGAACCAACCCGCCCAAAACCATTGGCACGTTACCCATCTTGCGGGTGACTGACCGACTTTCAGGCGCCGTAACCGACCCCTCTACTGGCAAAAGTCTGGGAACCAACCCGGGCACCAAAGGCGACGTTCTCATCTACAGCCTACGGGAGGATAACCGGGTACGGGTGACGGTCCGCCCTTCTGGCACCGAACCAAAACTGAAAATCTACGTCCAGGTGCACGAAGCTGTAGCCAAGGGTGAACTTGATGCAGCCAAAGCGACTGCTGAGCAACTCGCCCAAACCCTGCTCACCGAAACGGCGAAGCTGTGCCAGTAG